One Aquarana catesbeiana isolate 2022-GZ linkage group LG11, ASM4218655v1, whole genome shotgun sequence genomic window carries:
- the LOC141112145 gene encoding flap endonuclease 1-like, with protein MLQNEEGETTSHLMGMFYRTIRMVENGIKPVYVFDGKPPQLKSGELAKHTERRAEAEKQLEAAQEAGEVENIEKFNKRLVKVTKQHNEECKKLLSLMGIPYVDAPCEAEATCAALVKAGKVYTAATEDMDALTFGTPLLLRHLMASEAKKLPIQEFHLSRALEDIGITQEQFIDLCILLGCDYCETIRGIGPKRAIELIRQHRSIKEVLDNIDLKKYPVPENWLYKEARPLFLEPEVVDLNDIELKWQDPDDEGLVAFMCGEKQFNEDRIRNGAKKLAKNRHGSTQGRLDDFFKVTGSISSTKRKEIDVKGSAKKKAKTTGTPSGKFKKGK; from the coding sequence ATGCTTCAGAATGAGGAAGGTGAAACCACCAGCCACCTGATGGGCATGTTCTATCGTACAATTCGCATGGTTGAGAACGGCATCAAGCCAGTGTATGTGTTTGATGGAAAGCCTCCTCAGCTGAAGTCAGGTGAGCTGGCCAAACATACTGAAAGGAGGGCAGAGGCTGAGAAGCAACTTGAAGCTGCCCAAGAGGCAGGAGAGGTGGAGAACATTGAAAAGTTCAACAAGAGACTTGTAAAGGTCACAAAGCAACATAATGAGGAATGCAAGAAACTGCTAAGCCTAATGGGTATTCCATATGTGGATGCACCATGTGAGGCAGAAGCTACCTGTGCTGCTTTGGTGAAAGCTGGAAAGGTGTATACAGCTGCGACTGAAGATATGGATGCATTGACCTTTGGTACTCCACTGTTGCTCCGTCATCTCATGGCTAGTGAGGCCAAAAAGTTGCCTATTCAGGAATTTCACCTCAGTCGTGCCCTAGAGGATATAGGAATCACACAAGAGCAGTTTATAGATCTTTGTATATTGCTAGGCTGTGATTACTGTGAGACCATCAGAGGCATTGGCCCAAAGAGAGCGATAGAACTGATAAGACAGCACAGGAGCATCAAAGAGGTCCTAGATAACATAGACCTGAAGAAGTACCCTGTTCCAGAAAACTGGTTATACAAAGAAGCTCGTCCGCTTTTTTTAGAGCCTGAGGTGGTTGACCTAAATGATATAGAGCTGAAGTGGCAGGACCCAGATGACGAAGGCCTTGTGGCCTTTATGTGCGGTGAAAAGCAGTTCAACGAGGACCGGATCCGTAATGGTGCCAAGAAGCTGGCTAAGAACCGCCATGGTAGTACTCAAGGCCGACTAGATGACTTCTTCAAGGTGACTGGTTCCATCAGCTCCACCAAAAGGAAAGAGATTGATGTTAAAGGCTCAGCCAAAAAGAAGGCAAAAACCACGGGCACCCCATCAGGgaaatttaagaaaggcaaataa